The following are encoded together in the Kingella negevensis genome:
- the gluQRS gene encoding tRNA glutamyl-Q(34) synthetase GluQRS, giving the protein MPYIGRFAPSPTGLLHIGSLLTALASYADARAHNGRWIVRMEDLDPPREMQGAAAHILHTLEAFGFEWDGEVAYQSQRHELYQDTLSSLKAKNLAYPCYCSRKDWHAAAAIGSDGYVYNGACAKKDPFRQPENGKPAAWRMRVPDEIISFEDEIVGRYNQNLAHDIGDFVLLRADGFWAYQLAVVADDAEQGITHIVRGQDLLVSTPRQIWLQRSLKMPTPHYAHLPLLVNQHGQKWSKQTLAPALDVNQREALLRQVMHYLNIPPAPEVNHVQDLLAWTVQHWVINRVSPQAICTE; this is encoded by the coding sequence ATGCCCTACATCGGAAGATTCGCCCCCAGTCCCACAGGACTGTTACACATCGGCTCACTGCTCACCGCCCTCGCGTCCTACGCAGACGCACGCGCCCACAACGGACGTTGGATAGTCCGCATGGAAGACTTAGACCCACCGCGCGAAATGCAAGGCGCAGCCGCCCACATCTTGCACACACTCGAAGCATTCGGTTTTGAATGGGATGGCGAAGTCGCTTACCAAAGCCAACGCCACGAACTCTATCAAGACACACTCAGCAGCCTGAAAGCCAAAAACCTTGCCTATCCCTGCTATTGCAGCCGCAAAGACTGGCACGCCGCCGCCGCCATCGGCTCAGACGGCTACGTTTATAACGGCGCGTGTGCCAAAAAAGACCCATTCAGGCAGCCTGAAAACGGCAAACCAGCTGCATGGCGAATGCGCGTTCCCGATGAAATCATCAGCTTTGAAGACGAAATTGTCGGGCGATACAACCAAAATCTCGCCCACGATATTGGCGATTTTGTGCTGCTTCGCGCAGACGGATTTTGGGCGTACCAACTCGCCGTTGTTGCTGATGACGCAGAGCAGGGCATTACCCACATTGTGCGCGGACAAGATTTACTGGTATCCACGCCGCGTCAAATTTGGTTGCAACGCAGCCTGAAAATGCCCACGCCGCATTACGCCCACTTGCCGCTTTTGGTAAACCAACACGGTCAAAAATGGTCAAAACAAACCCTAGCCCCCGCGCTGGACGTAAACCAACGTGAAGCCCTGTTGCGCCAAGTGATGCACTATCTCAATATTCCGCCTGCGCCCGAAGTCAATCACGTTCAAGACTTGCTGGCGTGGACAGTGCAGCATTGGGTAATCAACCGCGTGTCACCCCAAGCCATTTGCACGGAGTAG
- a CDS encoding anhydro-N-acetylmuramic acid kinase: protein MKTQLYIGIMSGTSMDGADAVLIQMHGAKWQRAIAHAFVPYTSSLKTRLLELQNIGDNELHRSQMLAIELSEIYAQVVQKILQANKLQPENITAIGCHGQTVRHAPEHGYSVQLANLPLLAERTGIFTIGDFRSRDLAAGGQGAPLVPAFHQALFAMPTETRVVLNIGGIANISVLPPNGEPFGFDTGAGNMLMDAWTQHIWQQLYDKNGAKALRGRVLPELLAQLKEHEYFRLPYPKSTGRELFSLDWLYGYLHHEEDPFDVLRTLVQFTADTIADAIFQAAPNTQNVYVCGGGIGNETLICSLKKLFAPHKITVHSTEDLQLNPQWVEAAAFAWLAACWVNRTPSNPHKATGANKPLVLGAGHYA from the coding sequence ATGAAAACCCAGCTCTACATCGGAATCATGTCAGGCACCAGTATGGACGGTGCCGACGCAGTCTTAATCCAAATGCACGGCGCAAAATGGCAACGCGCCATCGCCCACGCATTCGTCCCCTACACAAGCAGCCTGAAAACCCGACTGCTTGAACTCCAAAACATCGGCGACAACGAACTTCATCGCAGTCAAATGCTCGCCATTGAACTATCCGAAATCTACGCCCAAGTTGTGCAAAAAATCCTGCAAGCAAACAAATTACAGCCTGAAAACATCACCGCCATTGGTTGCCACGGACAAACCGTCCGCCACGCTCCCGAACACGGCTACAGCGTCCAACTCGCCAACCTGCCCCTGCTTGCCGAGCGCACAGGCATTTTCACGATTGGCGATTTCCGCAGCCGCGATTTAGCCGCAGGCGGACAAGGCGCACCACTCGTTCCAGCGTTTCATCAAGCCCTGTTTGCCATGCCAACCGAAACCCGTGTCGTGCTGAATATTGGTGGCATTGCCAACATCAGCGTGTTGCCACCCAATGGCGAACCATTCGGCTTTGACACAGGTGCAGGCAATATGCTGATGGACGCGTGGACGCAACACATCTGGCAGCAACTGTATGACAAAAACGGCGCAAAAGCCCTGCGCGGACGCGTCTTGCCTGAACTGCTGGCGCAACTGAAAGAACACGAATATTTCAGGCTGCCTTATCCAAAATCCACAGGGCGCGAACTGTTTTCATTGGATTGGTTATACGGCTATTTGCATCATGAAGAAGACCCGTTTGACGTTTTGCGAACACTCGTGCAATTCACGGCAGACACGATTGCAGACGCGATTTTTCAGGCTGCGCCAAACACCCAAAATGTGTACGTTTGCGGCGGCGGCATTGGCAACGAAACCTTAATTTGCAGCCTGAAAAAATTGTTCGCGCCACACAAAATCACTGTGCATAGCACCGAAGATTTGCAGCTGAATCCACAATGGGTAGAAGCCGCCGCGTTTGCGTGGCTCGCCGCGTGTTGGGTCAATCGCACACCGAGCAATCCACACAAAGCCACAGGCGCAAACAAGCCATTGGTTTTGGGTGCAGGACATTACGCCTGA
- a CDS encoding efflux transporter outer membrane subunit — protein MKTVFKQSFTALSVSIALSACNLAPKYEQPNVALPSSTFRYDVQEPQAIQAASLGWKDYFADPRLHALIELALKNNTDLRTANLNVEKIRTQYAITRAANLPSLSGTAGAGRNGSHTAAGSNVANSYNTGLGISGFELDLWGRIRNSNESALESYFAQAATRDATHLSLIASVAKAYFAEQSAIASMDLSQRTLKAYQQTYELAKVRHKAGVISALELRSQESQIEGAKSDYAAAVNSREVARNALELLISQKVPDDLPTPLPMNKQFKIRNLPAGLSSNLLLNRPDIIAAEHSLKAANANIGAARAALFPNINLTTTLGLSSAQLSNLFSSPDRSWGYNANATIPIFNWSKNKADVVVSKIAQEQALIAYESAVETAFQDVSNALVARAAFNSQYESAVAQAKANSERLRLTRLRYKHGVSSALDLLDAERSSYASDVNLLSRQQNLLENLADLYKVLGGGLKRYTTDEQTMTQQVDADLAESHKTTTLGEMKDALKDATSRTRDTAKKVTEKVSEKVEKATSK, from the coding sequence ATGAAAACCGTTTTTAAACAAAGTTTCACCGCATTGAGCGTAAGCATTGCCTTATCCGCTTGTAACCTTGCGCCGAAATACGAGCAACCAAACGTAGCGTTGCCGTCAAGTACGTTCCGTTATGACGTGCAAGAACCGCAAGCAATTCAGGCTGCATCTTTGGGCTGGAAAGACTATTTTGCAGACCCACGTTTACACGCCCTGATTGAATTAGCGTTGAAAAACAATACTGATTTGCGTACGGCAAACTTGAATGTTGAGAAAATTCGTACACAGTATGCGATTACACGTGCAGCTAATTTACCTAGTTTGAGTGGTACGGCAGGAGCAGGTCGTAATGGTAGTCATACTGCCGCTGGTTCTAACGTGGCTAATAGCTATAATACAGGTTTAGGCATCTCAGGATTTGAGTTGGATTTATGGGGACGCATCCGCAATTCTAATGAATCAGCATTAGAAAGTTATTTTGCTCAAGCCGCGACACGTGATGCAACGCATCTCAGTTTAATTGCAAGTGTGGCAAAAGCCTACTTTGCTGAACAAAGTGCAATAGCCTCTATGGATTTATCTCAACGCACTTTGAAAGCCTACCAACAAACTTACGAATTAGCCAAGGTTCGCCATAAAGCAGGCGTGATTTCTGCTTTGGAATTGCGCAGCCAAGAATCGCAAATTGAAGGTGCAAAATCAGATTATGCAGCTGCTGTTAATTCACGTGAGGTAGCACGTAACGCATTGGAATTGCTGATTAGCCAAAAAGTGCCAGACGATTTGCCAACGCCATTGCCAATGAACAAACAGTTTAAAATCCGCAATTTGCCAGCAGGTTTATCATCGAATTTATTGCTTAACCGCCCAGACATTATTGCAGCAGAACACAGTCTGAAAGCAGCTAATGCCAATATTGGCGCAGCACGTGCCGCATTGTTCCCAAATATTAATTTAACCACTACATTGGGTTTAAGTAGCGCGCAATTAAGTAATTTATTTAGTTCTCCAGATAGAAGCTGGGGCTACAATGCAAATGCAACTATTCCTATTTTTAACTGGAGTAAAAATAAAGCAGATGTAGTTGTCAGCAAAATTGCACAAGAACAAGCTCTTATTGCTTATGAATCAGCCGTAGAAACCGCATTCCAAGACGTATCAAATGCATTGGTTGCACGTGCAGCATTCAATAGTCAATATGAATCAGCAGTTGCACAAGCAAAAGCAAATAGCGAGCGTTTACGCTTAACGCGTTTGCGCTACAAACATGGTGTTTCTAGTGCACTGGATTTGCTGGATGCAGAACGTAGCAGTTATGCTTCAGATGTGAACTTGTTAAGCAGACAGCAGAACTTGCTGGAAAACTTAGCCGACTTGTATAAAGTATTGGGCGGCGGTTTGAAACGCTACACCACAGACGAACAAACCATGACGCAACAAGTTGATGCAGATTTGGCAGAGTCTCACAAAACCACCACTTTAGGCGAAATGAAAGACGCGTTGAAAGACGCAACCAGCCGCACACGCGATACCGCGAAAAAAGTAACAGAAAAAGTGAGTGAGAAAGTAGAAAAAGCAACAAGCAAATAA
- a CDS encoding efflux RND transporter permease subunit: MPKFFIERPIFAWVIAIFIMIAGVIGISKLPISQYPSVASPTITLTATYPGASATVMEDSVLSVIERNMYGVEGLDYISTSADSSGSGSVTLTFKPDTNEDLAQMNVQNKLSEVNALLPATVQQNGVNVSKARSNFLMVVFLDSKTKSAEELLDYSQRNVVPELQRIEGVGNVRLFGAQRAMRVWIDPNKLKNYDLSFADVTSAISAQNAQLAVGSLGARPADIGQQISATITAEGQLQTAEEFGNILLKQNTSGANVYLKDVAEIALGSQSYASNSYLNGKTAAGMAVSLSTTGNAMATATAVKAKMEELKKYFPEDVTWSAPYDTSKFVELSIKKVVSTLFEAIVLVFIVMFIFLQNIRYTLIPTIVVPISLLGAFAAISYMGMSINVMTMFAMVLVIGIVVDDAIVVVENVERIMAEEGLLPKQATKKAMKQISGAVVGITAVLVSVFVPLSMLSGASGNIYRQFSLTMVFAILFSAFLALTLTPALCATMLKPIPKGHNHVKKGFFGWFNRKFNAGTRRYSGWIASTLRKAGATFIVYAALTAAAFVLVMRLPTAFLPSEDQGNLMVTVQLPSGATHERTEKTLASVVGVAKSLPEVENVITVSGFSFSGSGQNMGLGFIILKDWTERAKPGSDAASVAGKITGALMSGAVKDGFALAINPPPIMELGNDSGFGLYLQQRGSANHEELVARRDELIAKMRANPQMFNASNVRASGLEDASQLKLDIDRMKAASNGVSFASIRTVLGTALGSTYVNDFPNDGRLQRVIVQADAKSRMQPEDILALTVPASDGTLIPLSSFMTAKWEKGIEQSVRFNGYPAMQLTGAPAAGKTTGEAMAEVQRMVDELEGNYALEWSGQSREEAKGSSQQAMVLGLAAVAVLLALAALYESWSIPLAVVLVVPLGLLGVASGALLHASSRDLYFMIGMVTVMGLSAKNAILIIEFAKDLQETSKTAAEAALRAAKLRFRPILMTSFAFILGVVPMYIATGASAASQHAIGTAVFWGMLVGTFLSVVFVPMFYVVVRKFFKGKPVPEQGELDLFDDEENMK; the protein is encoded by the coding sequence ATGCCAAAGTTTTTTATTGAACGCCCGATTTTTGCATGGGTAATCGCGATTTTTATCATGATTGCGGGCGTTATCGGCATCAGCAAATTGCCGATTTCGCAATACCCAAGCGTGGCATCGCCCACTATTACGCTGACTGCAACTTACCCTGGTGCGTCTGCAACGGTAATGGAAGACAGCGTACTGTCTGTGATTGAACGGAATATGTACGGTGTGGAAGGTTTGGATTACATTTCCACTTCTGCTGACTCAAGTGGTTCAGGCTCGGTTACTTTAACCTTTAAACCTGATACCAACGAAGATTTGGCACAAATGAACGTGCAAAACAAATTGTCAGAAGTAAACGCTTTGCTGCCTGCAACCGTGCAACAAAACGGTGTGAACGTGTCTAAAGCGCGTTCAAACTTCTTGATGGTGGTGTTTTTGGATTCAAAAACCAAATCTGCTGAGGAATTGTTAGACTACTCTCAACGCAATGTTGTGCCTGAATTGCAACGTATTGAAGGCGTAGGTAATGTTCGCTTGTTTGGTGCTCAGCGTGCGATGCGCGTGTGGATTGACCCAAACAAATTGAAAAATTACGACTTGTCTTTTGCTGATGTAACGTCTGCGATTTCTGCACAAAATGCGCAGTTGGCAGTGGGTTCATTGGGTGCACGTCCTGCGGATATTGGTCAGCAAATCAGTGCAACCATTACGGCTGAAGGTCAATTGCAAACCGCAGAAGAGTTCGGCAATATTTTGTTGAAACAAAACACAAGTGGCGCAAACGTTTACTTGAAAGATGTGGCTGAAATTGCATTAGGTAGCCAATCTTATGCGTCAAACTCGTATTTGAACGGCAAAACAGCGGCAGGTATGGCAGTTTCGTTATCGACAACGGGTAACGCAATGGCAACCGCAACTGCAGTTAAAGCCAAAATGGAAGAGTTGAAAAAATACTTCCCTGAAGATGTTACTTGGTCTGCACCTTATGACACTTCAAAATTTGTAGAATTGTCTATCAAAAAAGTGGTAAGCACTTTGTTTGAAGCGATTGTGCTGGTGTTCATTGTGATGTTCATCTTCTTGCAAAACATTCGCTATACGTTGATTCCGACTATCGTTGTGCCGATTTCGTTATTAGGTGCATTTGCTGCCATTTCATACATGGGCATGTCTATCAACGTGATGACGATGTTTGCCATGGTGCTGGTCATCGGTATTGTGGTTGATGACGCGATTGTGGTGGTGGAAAACGTGGAACGGATTATGGCGGAAGAAGGTTTATTGCCAAAACAAGCCACGAAAAAAGCCATGAAACAAATCTCTGGCGCGGTGGTGGGTATCACAGCCGTGTTGGTATCTGTGTTTGTACCATTGTCTATGTTGAGCGGCGCATCGGGTAACATTTACCGCCAGTTCTCTTTAACAATGGTGTTCGCGATTTTGTTCTCAGCATTCTTGGCTTTGACTTTGACACCTGCTTTGTGTGCGACCATGTTGAAACCGATTCCCAAAGGTCATAACCATGTGAAAAAAGGTTTCTTTGGTTGGTTCAACCGCAAGTTCAACGCAGGTACACGCAGATATTCAGGCTGGATTGCTAGCACATTGCGTAAAGCTGGCGCGACATTTATCGTGTATGCCGCTTTAACCGCCGCAGCGTTTGTGTTGGTAATGCGTTTGCCAACCGCGTTCTTGCCATCAGAAGACCAAGGTAACTTGATGGTTACCGTGCAACTGCCTTCTGGCGCAACGCATGAACGTACTGAAAAAACACTGGCTTCAGTGGTGGGCGTAGCGAAAAGCCTGCCTGAAGTGGAAAACGTGATTACCGTATCAGGCTTCAGTTTTTCAGGCAGCGGTCAAAACATGGGTTTAGGCTTTATCATTTTGAAAGACTGGACTGAACGTGCTAAACCAGGCAGCGATGCCGCTTCTGTGGCAGGTAAAATCACAGGTGCATTGATGAGCGGTGCGGTAAAAGACGGTTTTGCCTTAGCGATTAACCCGCCGCCAATCATGGAATTGGGTAACGATTCTGGTTTTGGTTTGTACTTGCAACAACGTGGCTCTGCGAATCATGAAGAATTAGTAGCTCGCCGCGATGAATTGATTGCGAAAATGCGCGCCAATCCGCAAATGTTTAATGCATCAAACGTTCGCGCTTCAGGTTTGGAAGACGCTTCGCAACTGAAACTGGACATCGACCGTATGAAAGCTGCGTCAAATGGCGTGAGCTTTGCCAGCATTCGTACTGTTTTGGGTACAGCGTTGGGTTCAACCTATGTAAACGACTTCCCAAATGACGGACGTTTGCAACGCGTGATTGTTCAAGCAGATGCAAAATCTCGCATGCAGCCTGAAGACATTTTGGCATTGACCGTACCTGCCAGCGATGGCACGTTAATCCCATTGTCTAGCTTTATGACAGCAAAATGGGAAAAAGGTATCGAACAAAGTGTACGTTTCAACGGCTACCCAGCCATGCAATTAACAGGCGCACCAGCAGCAGGCAAAACCACTGGTGAAGCCATGGCAGAAGTTCAACGCATGGTTGATGAATTGGAAGGTAACTACGCACTGGAATGGTCTGGTCAATCTCGTGAAGAAGCCAAAGGTTCGTCACAGCAAGCCATGGTATTGGGCTTGGCTGCTGTAGCCGTATTGTTGGCATTGGCGGCGTTGTATGAAAGCTGGTCAATCCCATTGGCAGTGGTTCTGGTTGTGCCACTAGGCTTGTTGGGTGTGGCTTCAGGCGCATTGCTCCACGCATCATCACGCGACTTATATTTCATGATTGGTATGGTTACTGTGATGGGCTTGAGTGCGAAAAACGCGATTTTGATTATCGAGTTCGCCAAAGATTTGCAAGAAACAAGCAAAACCGCAGCAGAAGCCGCGTTACGTGCTGCCAAATTGCGTTTCCGCCCAATCTTGATGACATCATTCGCATTCATCTTGGGCGTTGTGCCAATGTATATCGCAACAGGCGCATCAGCAGCCAGCCAACACGCCATTGGTACAGCCGTGTTCTGGGGTATGTTGGTAGGTACATTCCTATCCGTGGTCTTCGTGCCGATGTTCTATGTTGTGGTTCGTAAATTCTTTAAAGGCAAACCTGTTCCCGAGCAAGGCGAACTGGATTTGTTTGATGATGAAGAAAATATGAAATAA
- a CDS encoding efflux RND transporter periplasmic adaptor subunit — translation MKTHQYWRVTALAVATSLALAACGGKDAAAGEQKQAAAAGQQRPAPTVGVVTMPQPENVQIEMDLPGRLEAVRSAPIVPQVTGIVKRRLFAEGSFVKAGQPMYQLDDSTYAANLESARANLLSAQASYAKASADVERYRPLVEADAISEQEWDAAVTAQRSAQAQIKSAEAAIRAAQVNVNHAHIVAPISGIVGQSLVTEGALVTANSTQMATINQTNPLYINIQQSASEWQKLRQQLASGQRKLSNALEVSVMLDDGSEYEHKGHLLFIDPTVDQKTGQITIRAEVPNPDFALMTGLYARVRLPLTTIENAFVVPQQAVTRGKADTVMVVNAKGGMEPRIVKIAGEKGTNWVINGGLQPGDKVIVEGLMIAAMSGSPVVQAKEWQPGSENAQAQAPAASAPAETVSVPVQAASSASAAQ, via the coding sequence ATGAAGACTCATCAATACTGGCGCGTAACTGCTTTGGCAGTGGCAACATCGCTTGCGTTGGCTGCTTGTGGTGGCAAAGACGCGGCTGCTGGCGAGCAAAAACAAGCGGCAGCAGCAGGTCAGCAACGTCCTGCCCCAACGGTGGGCGTGGTAACTATGCCGCAGCCTGAAAACGTGCAAATTGAAATGGATTTGCCTGGTCGTTTGGAAGCGGTTCGCTCTGCGCCAATCGTGCCACAAGTAACAGGCATCGTGAAACGCCGTTTGTTCGCTGAAGGCTCGTTTGTGAAAGCAGGTCAGCCAATGTATCAATTGGACGACTCAACTTACGCGGCTAATTTGGAAAGTGCGCGTGCCAACTTGTTGAGCGCACAAGCGTCTTACGCGAAAGCCAGTGCTGATGTGGAACGCTATCGCCCATTGGTGGAAGCGGACGCGATTAGTGAACAAGAATGGGACGCTGCGGTAACAGCGCAACGCTCGGCTCAAGCGCAAATTAAATCGGCTGAAGCGGCAATTCGTGCAGCGCAAGTAAACGTGAATCACGCGCATATTGTTGCGCCGATTTCGGGTATTGTGGGTCAGTCTTTGGTAACGGAAGGTGCGTTGGTAACGGCAAACAGTACGCAAATGGCAACCATCAATCAAACCAATCCGTTGTATATCAACATTCAACAATCTGCGAGCGAATGGCAAAAATTGCGCCAACAATTGGCAAGTGGTCAGCGTAAGTTGAGCAATGCTTTGGAAGTGAGCGTGATGTTGGATGATGGTTCTGAATACGAACACAAAGGTCACTTGTTGTTTATTGACCCTACGGTTGACCAAAAAACGGGTCAAATCACAATCCGCGCAGAAGTGCCAAACCCTGATTTTGCTTTGATGACTGGTTTGTACGCGCGTGTTCGTTTGCCTTTAACCACAATTGAAAATGCATTTGTTGTGCCGCAACAAGCGGTTACTCGCGGTAAAGCAGACACTGTTATGGTGGTAAACGCTAAAGGCGGCATGGAACCACGCATTGTGAAAATCGCTGGTGAAAAAGGCACAAACTGGGTGATTAACGGTGGTTTGCAACCTGGTGACAAAGTGATTGTGGAAGGTTTGATGATTGCTGCGATGTCTGGTTCGCCAGTGGTTCAAGCGAAAGAATGGCAACCTGGTAGCGAAAACGCACAAGCGCAAGCTCCTGCGGCTTCTGCTCCTGCTGAAACAGTATCTGTGCCTGTTCAGGCTGCATCTTCTGCTTCTGCAGCACAATAA
- a CDS encoding TetR family transcriptional regulator has protein sequence MRKTKAEAEQTRQHLLNAALEVFYRVGVTRASLNEIAQEAGVTRGALYWHFKNKEDLFAALFEQKHAIFVSLLNDDVLDETEDAWTHLRHSLHELLRVLSQDEQQRKFCSVMNLKCERTETNQTITELVLRYHASSRAQIIRAMKLSVQQGKLPVQTDIEAAALYLESSLVGLIIMWISEPERFDLSATAKRVIDTNMLILQNGLLNE, from the coding sequence ATGAGAAAAACCAAAGCCGAAGCCGAGCAAACTCGCCAACACTTACTCAACGCTGCGTTAGAAGTTTTCTATCGCGTAGGCGTTACCCGTGCCTCACTCAACGAAATTGCCCAAGAAGCAGGTGTTACACGCGGCGCATTGTATTGGCATTTCAAGAACAAAGAAGACTTATTTGCAGCGTTGTTTGAACAAAAACACGCTATTTTTGTATCATTATTGAATGATGATGTACTGGACGAAACGGAAGACGCGTGGACGCATTTGCGCCACAGTTTGCACGAGCTTTTGCGCGTATTATCCCAAGACGAGCAGCAACGCAAATTTTGCAGCGTGATGAATTTGAAATGCGAACGCACAGAAACCAATCAAACGATTACGGAATTGGTGCTGCGTTATCATGCCAGCAGTCGCGCGCAGATTATTCGCGCGATGAAATTGAGTGTGCAACAAGGTAAGCTGCCTGTGCAAACGGATATTGAAGCGGCGGCATTATATTTAGAGAGTAGCTTGGTTGGCTTGATTATCATGTGGATTAGCGAGCCTGAGCGTTTTGATTTATCGGCGACCGCTAAGCGTGTGATTGATACGAATATGCTGATTTTGCAAAATGGCTTATTAAACGAATAA
- the trpA gene encoding tryptophan synthase subunit alpha, producing the protein MKTLTQHLQAIKDSKKGIFVPYIMAGDHANGLDGLGDTLAFLSENGASAIEVGIPFSDPVADGPVIEEAGLRSLKNGTTLAAIVAKLQTISLNTPLIVMTYFNPVFQYGVEKFVQDLANTSVKGLIIPDLPHEHEDMVKPFLQETDIALVPLVSLTTGVERQQKLITDAEGFIYAVAINGVTGKMGSYREDLDKHLVRLHEMAKIPVLTGFGVSTLDDVARFNAVSDGVIVGSKIVRDLHEGRADDVAQLVKQGSQYQKQQQQAGFFKRLLKSLMGG; encoded by the coding sequence ATGAAAACATTAACGCAACATTTGCAAGCGATTAAAGACAGCAAAAAAGGCATTTTTGTGCCATACATTATGGCTGGCGACCATGCCAACGGCTTGGACGGTTTGGGCGACACGCTGGCATTTTTGAGCGAAAACGGGGCGTCAGCGATTGAAGTCGGCATTCCGTTTTCAGACCCTGTGGCAGACGGTCCTGTGATTGAAGAAGCAGGTTTACGCAGCCTGAAAAACGGCACAACTTTGGCGGCGATTGTGGCGAAATTGCAAACGATTTCGCTGAATACGCCTTTGATTGTGATGACGTATTTCAATCCTGTTTTTCAGTATGGCGTGGAAAAATTTGTGCAAGATTTGGCGAATACGTCTGTGAAAGGGCTGATTATTCCCGATTTGCCACACGAGCATGAAGATATGGTGAAACCGTTTTTGCAAGAAACGGACATTGCACTTGTGCCATTGGTTAGCCTGACAACAGGGGTGGAACGCCAGCAAAAATTGATTACGGACGCGGAAGGGTTTATTTACGCGGTGGCGATTAACGGGGTAACGGGCAAAATGGGCAGTTACCGCGAGGATTTGGATAAGCATTTGGTGCGATTGCATGAAATGGCGAAAATTCCTGTTTTGACAGGGTTTGGCGTTTCTACGCTGGACGATGTAGCGCGATTTAATGCGGTGTCTGATGGCGTGATTGTTGGCTCGAAAATTGTGCGCGATTTGCACGAGGGTAGGGCGGATGATGTGGCGCAGTTGGTGAAACAGGGCAGCCAGTATCAGAAACAGCAACAGCAAGCTGGGTTCTTTAAACGGTTGTTGAAGTCGTTGATGGGTGGCTGA
- the trpB gene encoding tryptophan synthase subunit beta, translating to MEYKQPNENGFFGRFGGRFIPETLMTAVLELDAAYREAKADPSFQAALDDLLKNYVGRETPLYHAKQLSAELGGAEIYLKREDLNHTGAHKINNALGQVLLAKRMGKNKIIAETGAGQHGVATATAAALFNMECTIYMGEEDVKRQALNVFRMELLGAKVQAVTDGSRVLKDAVNAALRSWVANIDDTHYIMGSALGPAPFPEMVRDFQSVIGNEAKRQFAEMNNGALPDAVLACIGGGSNAIGLFYPFVEDESVAMYGVEAAGLGLDTDKHAATFAKGRPGVLHGALMNVLQDEAGQILEAFSISAGLDYPGIGPEHCYFNEIKRANYVSVTDEEALEGFKLLSRVEGIIPALESSHAIAYLPTLAKELGKGKSIVVCLSGRGDKDVVQVKARLEGEGA from the coding sequence ATGGAATATAAACAACCGAATGAAAATGGTTTTTTTGGTCGTTTTGGGGGGCGTTTTATCCCTGAAACTTTGATGACGGCTGTGCTGGAATTGGACGCGGCTTATCGTGAAGCCAAAGCTGACCCCAGTTTTCAGGCTGCGTTAGATGATTTGCTGAAAAACTATGTGGGTCGTGAAACACCGTTGTATCACGCCAAACAGTTGAGCGCGGAATTGGGCGGCGCGGAAATTTATCTGAAACGCGAAGACTTAAATCACACGGGTGCACACAAAATCAACAATGCGTTGGGTCAAGTTTTGCTGGCGAAACGCATGGGCAAAAACAAAATTATTGCGGAAACAGGTGCAGGTCAGCACGGCGTAGCAACGGCAACCGCTGCCGCGTTGTTTAACATGGAATGCACGATTTACATGGGCGAAGAAGACGTGAAACGCCAAGCCTTAAATGTGTTTCGCATGGAATTGTTGGGCGCGAAAGTGCAAGCGGTTACAGACGGTTCGCGCGTGTTGAAAGACGCGGTGAACGCGGCATTGCGCTCGTGGGTGGCGAATATTGACGACACGCATTACATCATGGGTTCGGCTTTGGGTCCTGCGCCGTTTCCAGAAATGGTACGCGATTTCCAAAGCGTGATTGGCAACGAAGCGAAACGCCAATTTGCAGAAATGAACAACGGTGCGCTGCCAGACGCGGTTTTGGCGTGTATCGGCGGCGGCTCGAATGCGATTGGCTTGTTCTATCCATTTGTAGAAGACGAAAGCGTGGCGATGTATGGCGTGGAAGCGGCTGGTTTGGGCTTGGATACGGACAAACACGCGGCAACGTTTGCCAAAGGTCGCCCTGGTGTGCTGCATGGTGCGCTGATGAATGTACTGCAAGACGAAGCAGGACAAATCTTGGAAGCGTTCTCGATTTCCGCAGGTTTGGATTACCCTGGTATTGGCCCAGAGCATTGTTATTTCAACGAAATCAAACGCGCGAATTATGTGAGCGTAACCGATGAAGAAGCGTTGGAAGGGTTCAAATTGTTGTCGCGCGTGGAAGGGATTATCCCTGCACTGGAATCTAGCCATGCTATTGCGTATTTGCCTACGTTGGCAAAAGAGTTGGGCAAAGGCAAATCGATTGTCGTGTGCTTATCGGGTCGCGGCGATAAAGACGTGGTTCAAGTGAAAGCGCGTTTGGAAGGGGAAGGGGCATAA